The sequence GCGATGCCGGGGTTATGCACCGGTTTGTCGCTCTGCGTCTGATTGACGTTCTGGCTAAAGTGGGTGGAAATCGGCCCCGGTTCGATCAGGCTGACCTGAATGCCGCTACCGTGCAGCTCCATGCGCAGCGCGTCCGACCAGGCTTCCAGCGCGAACTTGCTGGCGGCGTAGGCGCCGCGCCCGGCGCTGGAGACCAGGCCCATCACCGAGCTGGTCTGGATAATGCGCCCTTCGCCGTGCGGCAACATCGCCGGCAGCAGCAACTGGGTCAACTGGTGGGTGCCGAACAGGTTGGTGGCGAACTGCCGCTCCAGCTGGCTGCGCGAGATGCCGCTGAGCGGGCCGTAAACGCCGAAGCCGCCGTTGTTGAACAGGCCGTACAGGCGGCCGCCGGTCAGCGCGATCACCTCGGCGGCGGCGCGCTCGACGCTGGCGCTGTCGTCCAGATCCAGCTCGATGCCTTCCAGCCCGAGCTGGCGCATGTTTTCCACGTCCTGCGGCTTGCGGCAGGCGGCCAGCACCCGGTAGCCGCGGTTGCGCAGATCCTGCGCCGCAATCAGCCCAATCCCGCTGGAGCAGCCGGTTATCAATACTGCTTTTTGCATAACTTTACCTAGTGTACGACCCTAATTTAGTTAGACTCATGTTTTACTAGCGGTTCCAGGCGCTCCGCCATCCAGGTGGCGATAAACGGCTGGGCGTCCCCATTGGGGTGCAATCCGTCATCCTGCATCCATTCCGGCTTCAC comes from Serratia sarumanii and encodes:
- a CDS encoding SDR family oxidoreductase, whose product is MQKAVLITGCSSGIGLIAAQDLRNRGYRVLAACRKPQDVENMRQLGLEGIELDLDDSASVERAAAEVIALTGGRLYGLFNNGGFGVYGPLSGISRSQLERQFATNLFGTHQLTQLLLPAMLPHGEGRIIQTSSVMGLVSSAGRGAYAASKFALEAWSDALRMELHGSGIQVSLIEPGPISTHFSQNVNQTQSDKPVHNPGIAKRLTLPPEAILPKLRHALESPRAKLRYPVTLLAHAMSVLRRILPGRCLDWLLRSNA